A window of Castanea sativa cultivar Marrone di Chiusa Pesio chromosome 1, ASM4071231v1 contains these coding sequences:
- the LOC142622416 gene encoding blue copper protein 1b-like, with product MKMALSYSVQGFILLLTASLLVVSEANAIVVGGSEGWRFGFNYTDWALQNSPFYINDTLVFKYVPPSDTSFAPSVYLLPDLWSYTTCDFRRAKLLANATQGSGEGFKIVLKQWRPYYFASSGHNGFHCSAGLMKFFAVPLPRGN from the exons ATGAAGATGGCTCTCAGTTATAGTGTACAAGGATTCATCCTACTCCTGACTGCCTCTTTATTGGTAGTTAGTGAGGCCAACGCCATTGTTGTTGGAGGCTCAGAAGGTTGGCGTTTTGGCTTCAACTACACTGATTGGGCTCTCCAAAACAGCCCCTTCTACATAAATGATACATTAG TATTCAAATATGTTCCACCAAGCGACACTTCCTTTGCTCCCTCAGTTTATTTACTGCCAGACCTATGGAGCTATACAACATGTGATTTCAGGAGGGCTAAGTTGTTGGCAAACGCTACACAAGGTAGCGGTGAGGGCTTTAAGATTGTGCTGAAACAGTGGAGGCCTTATTACTTTGCTTCTAGTGGCCACAATGGCTTCCACTGCAGTGCGGGGTTGATGAAGTTCTTTGCTGTTCCATTGCCACGAGGAAATTAG
- the LOC142622582 gene encoding early nodulin-like protein 4 — MKMALSYSVQGFILLLTASLLVVSEANTIVVGGSEGWRFGFNYTDWALRNSPFYINDTLVFKYVPPSDTSFAPSVYLLPDLWSYTTCDFRRAKLLANATQGSGEGFKIVLKQGRPYYFASSGHNGFHCSAGLMKFFAVPLPRGN, encoded by the exons ATGAAGATGGCTCTCAGTTACAGTGTACAAGGATTCATCCTACTCCTGACTGCCTCTTTATTGGTAGTTAGTGAGGCCAACACCATTGTTGTTGGAGGCTCAGAAGGTTGGCGTTTTGGCTTCAACTACACTGATTGGGCTCTCCGAAACAGCCCCTTCTACATAAATGATACATTAG TATTCAAATATGTTCCACCAAGCGACACTTCCTTTGCTCCCTCAGTTTATTTACTGCCAGACCTATGGAGCTATACAACATGTGATTTCAGGAGGGCTAAGTTGTTGGCAAACGCTACACAAGGTAGCGGTGAGGGCTTTAAGATTGTGCTGAAACAGGGGAGGCCTTATTACTTTGCTTCTAGTGGCCACAATGGCTTCCACTGCAGTGCGGGGTTGATGAAGTTCTTTGCTGTTCCATTGCCACGAGGAAATTAG